A DNA window from Impatiens glandulifera chromosome 7, dImpGla2.1, whole genome shotgun sequence contains the following coding sequences:
- the LOC124910420 gene encoding uncharacterized protein LOC124910420 produces MTKKSSRPQKNDREQVKCICSFISVFDFRIRWSTRKLISEQKHEIQTIKTDKVSVKDIVQKEMCFEEEEEEKGNSSDLGETVKEIVNDLQKPSSKKELISKILNDLSFNEVESLAGVNTQKNRNLFRRKRKPRLEISNRIVILKPGSSRKLSSGLSSDLEKKGNKTERFSSQFSFTEIKKKLKHAITKDRNRIPYQRLVENTEKNTVKGNLGWNSPTRDHFFHERFIMPVFGSKKEQDKAGARNLKDEGQKRLSEMILTSGDDEIVNLSNPEASETFEHNDILGSCEKTTFDCQTLSRLKISKSTDLFLGRECDTSDVSEIELSSFDLTCFQKMDLFQEDESLLTSPTTHHSIPPNVDVLECSSMRPERLSPISVLESIVADDDSVSPPTAKSTKRTVEPRRFSFEETVNDPVVCIGNRLADEESAFEYVEAVLLASGINWDEFLSRWISSDPILDSSLFHEVELFSSRSLHDQKVLFDCTNEILDDICERYFSRYPNVVLCRPAGEDVIREVWKGVDSNLSWPTPFTTLDDAVKRDMEKNREWTSLQSETEKVGIDIEEIILEQLMEDTILCIPNEVVHAIN; encoded by the exons ATGACGAAGAAATCTAGTCGGCCAcagaaaaatgatagagaacAAGTTAAGTGTATATGTAGTTTCATTAGTGTGTTCGATTTTCGCATTCGTTGGTCAACTCGAAAGCTAATTTCAGAACAGAAACATGAGATTCAGACAATAAAGACGGATAAGGTTAGTGTCAAGGATATTGTTCAGAAAGAGATGtgttttgaagaagaagaagaagagaaagggAATTCTTCTGATCTGGGTGAGACTGTTAAGGAAATTGTTAACGATCTTCAGAAACCAAGTTCTAAGAAAGAACTGATTTCAAAAATCTTGAATGATCTTAGCTTTAATGAGGTTGAATCATTGGCTGGTGTGAATACTCAGAAGAATCGTAATTTATTCAGAAGAAAACGCAAACCTCGGTTGGAGATTTCAAACCGAATTGTTATTCTGAAGCCTGGATCGTCAAGAAAGCTCAGTTCAGGCTTGTCATCTGATCTAGAGAAGAAAGGTAATAAAACTGAAAGATTTTCTTCACAATTCTCGTTTACTGAAATCAAGAAGAAGTTAAAACACGCGATTACAAAGGATCGTAATCGAATCCCTTACCAAAGGCTGGTTGAAAACACTGAAAAGAACACTGTCAAAGGAAATCTAGGATGGAATTCTCCAACCAGGGATCATTTCTTTCATGAGAGGTTTATCATGCCTGTTTTTGGCTCCAAGAAGGAACAAGACAAAGCTGGAGCTAGAAATTTGAAGGACGAGGGCCAAAAACGTCTGTCTGAGATGATTCTAACAAGTGGAGACGATGAAATTGTGAACCTTTCAAATCCTGAAGCTTCTGAAACATTTGAACACAATGATATTCTAGGTTCTTGTGAGAAGACAACGTTTGACTGTCAAACTCTGTCCAGACTGAAGATTTCAAAATCAACCGATTTGTTCCTTGGAAGAGAATGTGATACATCTGACGTTTCAGAGATAGAACTTAGCAGTTTTGATCTAACTTGTTTTCAAAAGATG GATCTATTTCAAGAGGATGAATCATTGTTAACATCTCCCACGACTCATCATTCAATCCCCCCAAACGTTGATGTTCTAGAATGTTCCAGTATGAGACCGGAGAGGCTCAGTCCTATCTCTGTTCTTGAGTCAATAGTTGCTGATGATGATAGTGTCAGCCCACCAACAGCTAAATCTACTAAAAGAACAG TTGAGCCAAGACGATTTTCATTTGAAGAAACCGTTAATGATCCAGTAGTTTGTATCGGGAACCGTTTGGCAGATGAAGAATCAGCATTCGAGTATGTGGAGGCCGTACTTCTAGCTTCCGGTATAAACTGGGACGAGTTTCTCTCTCGATGGATTTCTTCAGATCCCATACTAGACTCTTCGTTGTTTCATGAAGTGGAATTGTTCTCCAGCCGTAGTTTGCACGACCAGAAGGTCCTGTTTGACTGTACAAATGAAATCCTCGATGACATCTGTGAACGCTACTTTAGTCGATATCCAAATGTGGTGTTATGTAGACCGGCGGGAGAAGATGTAATCCGAGAGGTGTGGAAAGGAGTTGATTCGAACCTCTCCTGGCCTACACCGTTTACTACTTTGGACGATGCGGTTAAAAGGGATATGGAGAAGAACAGGGAATGGACGAGCCTTCAATCGGAAACTGAAAAAGTTGGAATCGATATTGAAGAAATAATTCTTGAACAACTTATGGAAGACACTATATTATGCATTCCTAATGAAGTTGTTCATGCAATCAATTAA